Proteins encoded by one window of Calidithermus timidus DSM 17022:
- the pheT gene encoding phenylalanine--tRNA ligase subunit beta: MRIVYSWLKEFLPDAPRPERLEELLAGLGHETEAIERLSAPHRMVVFARVLSVEEIPGAEVKKLILDVGREVQVISGAPNVRAGMGVALALPGAVLPGGLEIAVRKIQGLESYGMALSAKELAVGEYAGGLMEFPADALPPGTPLAEAWPDDQVIEIEITPNRADVLSVYGTARDLAALGMTLLHPDPKPRTSKIPLPFQVWIEDPQGCERFTLSYARGIRNTPSPLVAQRRLYAAGMRPISLVVDATNYTMLELGNPIHAYDARFIGEGIRVRRAKRGEKLVTLDGIERELDERDLLITVEQGGQNIPEGIAGVMGGSHAEVREDTTEVALEVARFDPISIRRTSKRQGLKTEASYRFERGVDKDGQVRAALRFMELLQQWQGEGVEVAEERIDLNHTQPPRPIAFRPSQANRLIGSSFAEDEQLDALERLGFQVAGDAEPYQVTPPSYRMDIDIEEDLVEEVARIIGYDKIPLTLPSFFPAPDNLGVDEPYEAKEQLKRVLVGLGFQEVVNYSWSSPEELAKYQAPAPTVALANPQASDRTHLRTAIYPGLLHNLKLNLAQGEEGPFLLFEIGNVFNQTETTRLGMLLSGEAVPGLWQPGLAGGFYALKGLLESAAAHLGATLRVEKEGFAHLHPGVSGAVYWNGRKVGSIGQLHPAIAAQAELPTAYVVELELPLPKAKTAFKDVAKYPASLRDLAVVVPEAVPYSELERIIRANAGERLESLQIFDVYRGSPLEPGHKSMAFHLSFRHPERTLTDAETDAYMQRVIAAIEGAGYAIRK; this comes from the coding sequence ATGCGAATCGTCTATAGCTGGCTCAAAGAGTTCTTGCCCGACGCACCCAGACCCGAGCGGCTCGAGGAATTGCTCGCCGGGCTGGGGCACGAAACCGAAGCCATCGAGCGCCTAAGCGCTCCTCACCGCATGGTGGTGTTCGCCAGGGTACTCTCGGTCGAGGAGATTCCCGGCGCGGAGGTGAAGAAGCTCATCCTCGACGTGGGACGGGAAGTGCAGGTGATCTCGGGTGCGCCCAACGTCAGGGCGGGAATGGGGGTGGCGCTGGCCCTGCCGGGAGCGGTCCTGCCAGGGGGCCTCGAGATTGCGGTGAGGAAGATCCAGGGCCTGGAGTCTTACGGCATGGCCCTCTCGGCCAAGGAGTTGGCGGTGGGCGAGTACGCCGGCGGGCTGATGGAGTTCCCCGCCGACGCGCTGCCGCCCGGCACCCCGCTGGCCGAGGCCTGGCCCGACGACCAGGTGATCGAGATCGAGATCACCCCCAATCGCGCCGACGTACTCTCGGTCTATGGCACTGCTCGCGACCTGGCCGCGCTGGGTATGACTCTCCTCCACCCTGACCCCAAGCCCCGCACCAGCAAGATCCCCCTCCCCTTCCAGGTCTGGATCGAGGACCCCCAGGGCTGCGAGCGCTTCACGCTCTCCTACGCCAGGGGGATCAGGAACACCCCCTCACCCCTCGTCGCCCAGCGCCGCCTGTATGCCGCCGGGATGCGCCCCATCAGCCTGGTGGTGGACGCGACCAACTACACCATGCTCGAGCTGGGCAACCCCATCCACGCCTACGACGCCCGCTTCATCGGCGAAGGCATCCGGGTGCGGCGGGCCAAGAGGGGCGAAAAGCTGGTCACGCTCGACGGGATAGAACGTGAACTCGACGAGCGCGACCTGCTCATCACCGTCGAGCAGGGGGGGCAGAACATCCCCGAGGGCATCGCGGGCGTGATGGGTGGCTCCCACGCTGAGGTGCGCGAGGACACCACCGAGGTAGCGCTCGAGGTAGCCCGCTTCGACCCCATCTCCATCCGGCGCACTTCCAAGCGCCAGGGGCTCAAGACCGAGGCCAGTTACCGCTTCGAGCGCGGGGTGGACAAGGATGGTCAGGTGCGGGCCGCCCTGCGCTTCATGGAGCTGCTGCAGCAGTGGCAGGGCGAGGGGGTTGAGGTCGCCGAGGAGCGCATCGACCTCAACCACACCCAGCCCCCTAGGCCCATCGCATTCCGTCCCAGCCAGGCCAACCGGCTGATCGGCTCGAGCTTCGCAGAGGACGAGCAGCTCGATGCCCTCGAGCGCCTGGGCTTCCAGGTAGCAGGCGACGCGGAACCCTACCAGGTCACACCTCCCAGCTACCGCATGGACATCGACATCGAGGAGGATTTGGTCGAGGAGGTGGCCCGGATCATCGGCTACGACAAGATTCCCCTCACCCTCCCCTCCTTCTTCCCGGCTCCCGACAACCTGGGCGTGGACGAGCCTTATGAGGCCAAGGAACAGCTCAAGCGCGTGCTGGTGGGCCTGGGTTTCCAGGAAGTGGTGAACTACTCCTGGAGCAGCCCCGAAGAGCTGGCGAAGTACCAAGCTCCCGCGCCCACCGTGGCCCTGGCCAACCCCCAGGCTTCAGACCGCACCCACCTGCGCACCGCCATCTATCCGGGCCTGCTGCACAACCTCAAGCTCAACCTCGCTCAGGGCGAGGAAGGCCCCTTCCTGCTCTTCGAGATCGGCAACGTGTTCAACCAGACCGAGACCACCCGGCTAGGGATGCTGCTCTCGGGCGAGGCGGTACCGGGCTTGTGGCAGCCAGGGCTCGCGGGCGGCTTCTACGCACTCAAGGGGCTCCTGGAAAGCGCCGCCGCGCACCTGGGGGCCACGCTGCGCGTCGAGAAGGAGGGCTTCGCCCACCTGCACCCGGGCGTCTCGGGCGCGGTGTACTGGAACGGGCGGAAGGTGGGTTCCATCGGGCAGTTGCACCCTGCCATCGCCGCGCAGGCCGAGCTGCCTACGGCGTACGTGGTCGAGCTCGAACTGCCCCTCCCCAAGGCCAAGACGGCCTTCAAGGACGTCGCCAAGTACCCGGCTTCCCTGCGCGACCTGGCGGTGGTGGTGCCCGAGGCCGTGCCCTACAGCGAGCTCGAGCGCATCATCCGGGCCAATGCAGGCGAAAGGCTCGAGAGCCTGCAGATCTTCGACGTCTACCGGGGAAGCCCACTCGAGCCCGGCCACAAGAGCATGGCCTTCCACCTCAGCTTCCGTCACCCGGAACGCACCCTCACCGACGCCGAAACCGACGCCTACATGCAGCGCGTGATCGCGGCCATCGAGGGGGCAGGATACGCAATCCGCAAGTAG
- a CDS encoding sugar ABC transporter permease, producing MIGNVLVWLVTAGIAAWVVFGYVLGLNLPGVPGGLGLLERIQPNTPFGFVRVENGWIYALGGLLVAVALILLYSLAVTAFANRRSGRKKSPWPLFGQGLVHLFMWLMLLFAYYPILQIVAASFDPTNSLYRFSPPQSDNLLIRARVIPDFAKASFDNYARLFDGVVVYGYQWGLVLLSAAALLGALGIAAYRRLVGDTREESPLASRQSRLLVAFALTFFTLVVFLSPAQFTSPNTEAKFLLWIRNTLFVSGLTGLLAVLLTATAGYAFARFNFPGRYPMLLVFIFVQMFPGFLGLIAIYTLMSNLDLLDPRYPILNFAGLVLAYSGGIVSFGTWVYKGFLESISKSLEEAALIDGATKWQAFTKVLVPLSAPMFVFIFLLQFVGTYSEFILANLLLTGSDSWTVGMGLRNFTTGQFQTKWGLFAAAAVLGSIPILLTFYGFQRYFVSGYTAGSVKE from the coding sequence ATGATCGGCAATGTGCTGGTCTGGCTGGTCACGGCGGGTATTGCGGCGTGGGTGGTGTTCGGCTATGTCTTGGGTCTGAACTTGCCGGGGGTGCCGGGGGGATTGGGGCTTTTGGAGCGCATCCAGCCCAACACCCCCTTCGGCTTCGTGCGCGTGGAGAACGGCTGGATCTATGCGCTAGGGGGTCTGCTGGTGGCGGTGGCGCTGATCCTGCTCTACAGCCTGGCGGTCACGGCTTTCGCCAACCGGCGCTCAGGCCGTAAGAAAAGCCCCTGGCCACTCTTCGGGCAGGGGCTGGTTCACCTGTTCATGTGGCTGATGCTGCTCTTCGCCTACTACCCCATCCTCCAGATCGTAGCGGCCTCCTTCGACCCCACCAACAGCCTCTACCGCTTTAGCCCCCCGCAAAGCGACAACCTGCTCATCCGGGCCAGGGTCATCCCCGACTTCGCCAAAGCCAGCTTCGACAACTATGCCAGGCTCTTCGATGGGGTGGTGGTCTACGGCTACCAATGGGGGCTGGTGCTGCTCTCAGCGGCAGCGCTGCTGGGAGCTCTGGGGATCGCTGCCTACCGCCGCTTGGTGGGGGACACGCGGGAAGAGAGCCCGCTGGCCTCGAGGCAAAGCCGGCTGCTCGTCGCCTTCGCCCTGACCTTCTTCACCCTCGTCGTCTTCCTCTCGCCCGCACAGTTCACCAGTCCCAACACCGAGGCCAAGTTCTTGCTTTGGATCCGCAACACCCTCTTCGTCTCGGGGCTCACCGGGCTGCTGGCGGTGCTGCTCACCGCCACGGCAGGCTACGCCTTCGCCCGCTTCAACTTCCCCGGACGCTACCCCATGCTGCTGGTGTTCATCTTCGTGCAGATGTTCCCCGGCTTCCTGGGCCTCATCGCCATCTACACCCTGATGTCGAACCTGGACCTTCTGGACCCGCGCTACCCTATCCTCAACTTCGCGGGGCTGGTGCTGGCCTACTCCGGAGGCATCGTGAGCTTCGGAACCTGGGTGTACAAGGGCTTCCTCGAGTCCATCTCCAAGAGCCTCGAGGAGGCCGCCCTCATCGACGGGGCCACCAAGTGGCAGGCCTTCACCAAGGTGCTCGTGCCCCTTTCGGCACCGATGTTCGTCTTCATCTTCCTCTTGCAGTTCGTGGGCACCTACTCCGAGTTCATCCTGGCCAACCTGCTGCTCACCGGCTCGGATAGCTGGACGGTGGGCATGGGGCTGCGCAACTTCACGACGGGTCAGTTCCAGACCAAGTGGGGCCTCTTTGCCGCCGCCGCGGTGCTGGGCAGCATCCCCATCCTGCTCACCTTCTACGGATTCCAGCGCTACTTTGTGTCGGGATATACGGCGGGGAGTGTGAAGGAGTAG
- a CDS encoding SDR family oxidoreductase, whose protein sequence is MNEKVALVTGASKGIGREIARQLVSEGVRVGLLARNRAQLEALAVELGEGALALPGDVTQFADLERAVARLEERFGGLDYLINNAGIGVFKPVQEMNIEDWRVVLETNLTGPFLATKAAVPAMQRRGGGHIVNIGSLAGKNAFAGGSAYNASKFGLIGFSEAIMQDLRYLGIRVSTVLPGSVNTAFGGNSADAAWKIQPEDVAQAVLYVLKSNPRVMPGQLELRPAQPPRK, encoded by the coding sequence ATGAACGAAAAAGTCGCGCTCGTCACCGGGGCTTCCAAAGGCATTGGCAGGGAAATCGCCCGACAGCTCGTGAGCGAAGGGGTGAGGGTAGGGCTGCTGGCGCGCAACCGGGCCCAGCTCGAGGCTCTGGCCGTCGAGCTGGGCGAGGGGGCCTTAGCTTTGCCGGGAGACGTGACCCAGTTCGCCGACCTCGAGCGGGCCGTAGCCCGGCTCGAGGAACGCTTCGGCGGGCTGGACTACCTGATCAACAACGCCGGGATCGGGGTCTTCAAGCCCGTGCAGGAAATGAATATCGAGGATTGGCGGGTGGTACTCGAAACCAATCTCACCGGCCCCTTCCTGGCGACCAAGGCCGCCGTGCCCGCCATGCAGCGCCGCGGTGGTGGTCACATCGTCAACATCGGCTCGCTGGCCGGGAAGAACGCCTTCGCGGGTGGTAGCGCCTACAACGCGAGCAAGTTCGGCCTCATCGGCTTTTCCGAGGCCATCATGCAGGATTTGCGCTACCTGGGTATCCGCGTGAGCACCGTGCTGCCGGGCTCGGTCAACACCGCCTTCGGTGGCAACAGCGCCGATGCCGCCTGGAAAATCCAGCCCGAGGACGTGGCTCAGGCCGTTCTGTACGTGCTCAAGAGCAATCCGCGGGTGATGCCGGGGCAGCTCGAGCTGCGCCCGGCGCAGCCGCCGCGCAAATAG
- a CDS encoding UbiX family flavin prenyltransferase, translated as MSKTPRRVVVGLSGASGMAYGIDLLQTLRRIEGLEVHLVMTQGAKRVLIEEIGKNPEEVELLADVVHRSQDIGASIASGSFRTLGMVVVPCSATSLSKIAYGIADNLLTRAAYVHLKERRPLILVPREAPLPIPTLEALLKAAQAGATILPAAPGFYTRPRSIEDLLAFMTQRVLDLLGLEYPRAVRWKEPEVVEE; from the coding sequence GTGAGCAAGACGCCCAGGCGGGTGGTGGTGGGGCTCTCCGGGGCCTCGGGGATGGCGTATGGCATAGACCTGCTCCAGACCCTGCGACGCATCGAGGGCCTCGAGGTTCACCTGGTCATGACCCAAGGAGCCAAGCGGGTGCTGATCGAGGAGATAGGCAAGAACCCCGAGGAGGTGGAACTGCTGGCCGACGTGGTGCACCGCTCGCAGGATATCGGGGCTTCCATCGCCTCGGGCTCCTTCCGCACCCTGGGCATGGTGGTCGTGCCCTGCAGCGCCACTTCGCTTTCCAAGATCGCCTATGGCATCGCCGATAACCTGCTCACCCGCGCCGCTTACGTCCACCTCAAGGAACGCCGTCCACTGATCTTAGTGCCGCGCGAGGCTCCGCTGCCCATACCGACGCTCGAGGCCCTGCTCAAGGCCGCCCAGGCCGGAGCCACCATCCTGCCCGCGGCCCCCGGTTTCTACACCAGGCCCCGGTCCATCGAGGACCTGCTGGCTTTCATGACCCAGCGCGTGCTGGACTTGCTGGGCCTGGAATACCCCAGGGCTGTGCGCTGGAAGGAGCCCGAAGTGGTCGAGGAATAA
- a CDS encoding glycoside hydrolase family 13 protein — protein MHYHDWEPFCVDPLTPELGEAVTLRLRTLAKEGYLILERYGEIERRPLKAVQGGLEITVPMYSSPLRYCFYLTREKRYVTSGGLYGAMPRYDRFFHLLSAPSVPEWAVGAVFYQIFPDRFKNGDPSNEAKAAQWVYEGRPIVKKGWDEPVNPKHGAHQHYGGDLEGIRQELGYLQDLGVEALYLTPIFPSPSSHRYDAFDYLNADPRLGGNQAFERLVAELHARGMKIVLDGVFNHIGSAHPDFQKALKDPDSPEAGQFTFHADGSYAAFFGVKTLPKLDYANPLTVGRWLDGYHAPVRHWIRKGADGWRLDVAHQIGEGGTDRGNAELLRLIHRNSREENPEAFVFGELFFDATERLRQHTLDGSMHYAGFANPVMEWLSGRNVYGWPVELSTQETWATLWEHYTALPLQVRQCMYTLLGSHDIPRPLWRLRGNVEKFKLALGLLLSFPGAPGIYYGDEIGLEQANDYDDFVGDPMCRGTFPWDERRWNREVRSWVKQLIALRKAVPALRRGGLQPLAVSDTLLSFRRLYAGEEVRVYVALEPTVLEVPEATDLLTGQEVSGRLEVQGLGLFRLKQ, from the coding sequence ATGCACTATCACGACTGGGAACCCTTTTGCGTCGATCCGCTCACCCCAGAGTTGGGGGAAGCAGTGACCCTGCGGCTGCGCACCCTCGCCAAGGAGGGTTATCTGATCCTCGAGCGCTACGGCGAGATCGAGCGCAGGCCGCTGAAGGCGGTGCAGGGGGGGCTCGAGATCACCGTACCCATGTACAGCTCGCCGCTGCGCTACTGCTTCTACCTCACCCGCGAGAAGCGCTACGTCACCAGCGGCGGCTTGTACGGGGCGATGCCCCGCTACGACCGCTTCTTCCACCTGCTCTCGGCCCCCAGCGTACCGGAGTGGGCGGTGGGGGCGGTGTTTTACCAGATCTTCCCCGATCGCTTCAAAAATGGCGACCCCTCCAACGAGGCCAAGGCGGCGCAATGGGTCTACGAGGGGCGGCCCATCGTCAAGAAGGGCTGGGACGAGCCGGTTAATCCTAAGCATGGGGCCCACCAGCACTACGGGGGCGACCTCGAGGGTATCCGCCAGGAGCTGGGCTACCTACAGGATTTGGGCGTCGAAGCCCTCTACCTCACCCCCATCTTCCCCTCCCCTTCCTCGCACCGCTACGACGCGTTCGATTACCTCAACGCCGACCCGCGCTTAGGAGGTAACCAGGCTTTCGAGCGCCTGGTTGCCGAGTTGCACGCGCGGGGCATGAAAATCGTCCTGGACGGGGTGTTCAATCACATCGGCAGCGCTCACCCCGATTTTCAGAAGGCCCTCAAAGACCCCGACAGCCCTGAAGCGGGCCAGTTCACCTTCCACGCCGACGGGAGCTATGCCGCTTTCTTCGGGGTCAAGACCCTGCCCAAGCTCGACTACGCCAACCCCCTCACCGTCGGACGCTGGCTGGACGGCTATCACGCCCCAGTGCGGCACTGGATCCGCAAGGGCGCCGATGGCTGGCGGCTGGACGTGGCTCACCAGATCGGCGAGGGCGGCACCGACCGGGGCAACGCCGAGCTGCTGCGGCTGATCCACCGCAACTCCCGCGAGGAGAACCCCGAGGCCTTCGTCTTCGGCGAGCTGTTCTTCGACGCCACCGAGCGGCTGCGCCAACATACCCTCGACGGCTCCATGCACTACGCCGGTTTCGCCAACCCCGTCATGGAGTGGCTCAGCGGGCGCAACGTCTACGGTTGGCCAGTGGAGCTAAGCACCCAGGAGACGTGGGCAACTTTGTGGGAGCACTACACTGCGCTGCCGCTGCAAGTGCGCCAGTGCATGTACACCCTACTGGGCTCGCACGATATCCCCCGGCCCCTGTGGCGGCTGCGGGGAAACGTGGAGAAGTTCAAACTGGCCCTGGGGCTGTTGCTGAGCTTCCCCGGCGCTCCGGGCATCTACTACGGCGACGAGATCGGCCTCGAGCAAGCCAACGACTACGACGACTTCGTGGGCGACCCCATGTGCCGGGGCACCTTTCCCTGGGACGAGCGCAGGTGGAACCGGGAGGTGCGCAGCTGGGTCAAGCAGCTCATCGCCTTACGCAAAGCGGTCCCTGCCCTCCGGCGTGGTGGGCTGCAGCCGCTCGCGGTCAGCGACACGCTGCTCTCCTTCCGGCGCCTCTACGCGGGCGAGGAGGTGCGGGTGTACGTAGCGCTCGAGCCCACCGTGCTCGAAGTGCCCGAAGCCACCGACCTGCTCACGGGCCAGGAAGTTTCGGGGCGGCTGGAGGTGCAGGGGCTGGGTCTCTTCCGGCTGAAGCAGTAA
- the pheS gene encoding phenylalanine--tRNA ligase subunit alpha, with amino-acid sequence MDVDSALRQIEAAGSLEALQSLKVQYLGKNGLLTQQMKTLGSLAPEERRERGRQLNEAKGRLEAAIEAREAMLREKALQEQLDKEALDVSLPGYAFPTGGLHLTSQILQELLGIFRRMGHSVVEGPEVESEFFNFDGVNMPEWHPARDMQDTFWLHKPEHFTIRGPFGEDVGNLGGALLRTHTSPMQVRYMIQHTPPFKIVVPGRVFRYEQTDASHEAMFFQLEGLVVGPTITMADLKGAITELAKGLFGPEAKVRFQPTFFPFVEPGAQFAMWWAEREKWLELGGAGMVHPNVFKAVDDYRQKMGLPRAYEGMRGWAFGFGIERLALLRYGIPDIRYFYQQNRLSFLRQFKNG; translated from the coding sequence ATGGACGTAGACTCGGCCCTCAGACAGATCGAAGCCGCCGGTAGCCTCGAGGCCCTGCAAAGCCTCAAGGTGCAGTACCTGGGCAAGAACGGCCTGCTGACCCAGCAGATGAAGACGCTGGGTAGCCTCGCACCCGAAGAGCGCAGGGAGCGGGGGCGGCAACTCAACGAGGCCAAGGGGAGGCTGGAGGCTGCCATAGAGGCCCGTGAAGCCATGTTGCGCGAGAAAGCCTTGCAGGAGCAGCTCGACAAAGAAGCCCTCGACGTCTCCCTGCCCGGCTATGCTTTCCCCACCGGCGGGCTGCACCTTACCAGCCAGATCCTGCAGGAACTCCTCGGCATCTTCCGCCGGATGGGCCACAGCGTGGTCGAGGGCCCCGAAGTCGAGAGTGAGTTCTTCAACTTCGACGGGGTCAACATGCCCGAGTGGCACCCTGCGCGCGACATGCAGGACACCTTCTGGCTGCACAAGCCCGAGCACTTCACCATCCGCGGGCCCTTCGGCGAGGACGTGGGCAACCTCGGCGGCGCTCTGCTGCGCACCCACACCTCGCCCATGCAGGTGCGCTACATGATCCAGCACACCCCGCCCTTCAAGATCGTGGTGCCGGGCCGGGTGTTCCGCTACGAGCAAACCGACGCCTCGCACGAGGCCATGTTCTTCCAGCTCGAGGGCCTGGTGGTGGGGCCCACCATCACCATGGCCGACCTCAAGGGAGCCATCACCGAGTTGGCCAAAGGGCTCTTCGGCCCCGAGGCCAAAGTTCGCTTCCAGCCCACCTTTTTCCCCTTCGTCGAACCGGGGGCCCAGTTCGCCATGTGGTGGGCCGAGCGTGAGAAGTGGCTCGAGCTCGGCGGGGCCGGTATGGTGCATCCCAACGTCTTCAAGGCCGTGGACGACTACCGCCAGAAGATGGGGCTGCCCCGCGCCTACGAGGGCATGAGGGGCTGGGCCTTCGGCTTCGGCATCGAGCGGCTGGCCCTGCTGCGCTACGGCATCCCAGATATCCGCTACTTCTATCAGCAAAACCGGCTCTCCTTCCTGCGGCAGTTCAAGAATGGCTGA
- a CDS encoding ABC transporter permease subunit yields the protein MYRSPQGARGFLLSIGLLAGALGGSFLAGLLVFWGLQAAFPRSIENPYPGYLVLIFSAVVFIPLLILIARRFPFITDWYYLLPAISFLLAFTFYPIILTVYFGFTNYNGIRNNGKADRSTETQVVRIEGRRLVLAQPAADALRCDEPRCAGVQLELTSDTQRVRVGVLEADGAIVELARAPGFTPTLAYRVNNYSFIGFENYVRIFSQAGTILLPVFIWNVVFASSTVFISALLGLVIGLMLNNKNLRLRGFYRTALIVSWAMPVVISVQVFSAMLNVQFGPINRLLGLLGSYPIPWLTDPEWFKVSALLISLWLGFPYWMTATLGALSTIPEDVYEAARIDGATGWQTLTGITLPLLRQPFIPLLLGSFAYNFNNFGLIYLMGAQPGVEGRPSTAQAGDILITWAYKTAFQADGGQAYGLGGAISVIIFFITVAISLVNFRVTGALREVR from the coding sequence ATGTACCGATCTCCGCAGGGTGCGCGCGGTTTTCTCCTGTCCATCGGGCTTTTGGCAGGGGCGCTGGGGGGCTCCTTCCTTGCCGGGCTGCTGGTCTTCTGGGGCTTGCAGGCTGCTTTCCCCAGGTCCATCGAGAACCCCTATCCCGGTTATCTGGTGCTGATCTTCAGCGCCGTCGTCTTCATCCCCCTGCTCATCCTCATCGCCCGGCGCTTTCCCTTCATCACCGACTGGTATTACCTGCTGCCCGCCATCAGCTTTCTGTTGGCGTTCACTTTTTATCCCATCATCCTGACGGTTTATTTCGGTTTCACCAACTACAACGGCATTCGCAACAACGGCAAGGCCGACCGCTCGACCGAAACCCAGGTTGTCCGGATCGAAGGAAGAAGACTGGTGCTGGCCCAGCCGGCGGCGGATGCGCTTCGCTGTGACGAGCCTAGGTGTGCGGGGGTGCAGCTCGAGCTCACCAGCGACACCCAGCGGGTCCGGGTCGGCGTGCTCGAGGCCGACGGGGCCATCGTCGAGCTGGCTCGAGCCCCCGGCTTCACACCCACGCTGGCCTACCGGGTCAACAATTATTCCTTCATCGGCTTCGAAAACTACGTGCGCATCTTCAGTCAGGCTGGCACCATCTTGCTGCCGGTGTTCATCTGGAACGTGGTGTTCGCCTCGTCCACCGTGTTCATCAGCGCGCTGCTGGGTTTGGTAATCGGCCTGATGCTCAACAACAAGAACCTCAGGCTGCGAGGCTTCTACCGCACGGCGCTCATCGTCTCCTGGGCCATGCCCGTGGTGATCAGCGTGCAGGTTTTCTCGGCCATGCTCAACGTACAGTTTGGCCCCATCAACCGCCTCCTGGGCCTGCTGGGCTCGTACCCCATCCCCTGGCTCACCGACCCCGAGTGGTTCAAGGTATCGGCCCTGCTCATCAGCTTGTGGCTGGGCTTTCCCTACTGGATGACCGCCACGCTGGGCGCGCTCTCGACCATCCCCGAGGACGTGTACGAAGCGGCGAGGATCGACGGAGCCACAGGCTGGCAGACGCTCACCGGCATCACCCTGCCCCTGCTGCGCCAGCCCTTCATCCCGCTCTTGCTGGGCTCCTTCGCCTACAACTTCAACAACTTCGGCCTGATCTACCTCATGGGAGCCCAGCCGGGCGTCGAAGGCCGCCCCTCCACGGCGCAGGCCGGAGACATCCTCATCACCTGGGCCTATAAGACCGCCTTTCAGGCCGACGGCGGGCAAGCTTACGGGCTGGGCGGGGCCATCTCGGTGATCATCTTCTTCATCACCGTGGCCATCAGCTTGGTCAACTTCCGGGTCACCGGGGCGTTGCGGGAGGTGCGCTGA
- a CDS encoding maltose ABC transporter substrate-binding protein, which translates to MRKSWLVVLGVVMGLAMAQGKLTVWTHYSGPELEWLKKTAASFEKSSGTKVEVVEVPFGDIQNKFILGAPQGQAADLIVSIPHDWVGAMAAAGVLEPMGKYATASYVKGLDDVAVEALTYRNQLFALPMFAESVALIYNKKFVKSAPKTWDEFLKLAQENTKGNTFGFLYNIGDPYFNYGFFTAYGASVFAKRGGSLNVGDLRLGGEAGQKALNFIKDLRYKYKLVPEGVDYGVADGAFKDGSLAMIINGPWAIGDYKKAKIDFGIASFPAPPGGSAWKPFVGVQGVAMNAYSRNKTAAANFAKLLVSENSQIAFNQAGGRIPVSKAAVAKLKNDPVVAGFSPVIASGTPMPNIPEMGKVWGPWGNAISQAIQKPDTNVTKIIEDMVAEIRKGIGSK; encoded by the coding sequence ATGAGGAAAAGCTGGCTTGTCGTGCTGGGCGTCGTCATGGGCCTGGCAATGGCTCAGGGGAAACTAACGGTGTGGACGCACTACAGCGGCCCCGAGCTAGAGTGGTTGAAGAAGACGGCTGCGAGCTTTGAAAAATCCAGCGGCACCAAGGTCGAAGTGGTCGAGGTGCCCTTCGGGGATATCCAAAACAAGTTCATCCTGGGCGCTCCTCAGGGCCAGGCTGCCGACCTGATCGTGAGCATCCCCCACGACTGGGTGGGGGCCATGGCGGCGGCGGGCGTGCTCGAGCCCATGGGCAAGTACGCCACCGCCAGCTACGTAAAGGGCCTCGATGACGTAGCGGTGGAGGCCCTGACCTACCGCAACCAGCTCTTCGCGCTGCCCATGTTCGCCGAGTCGGTGGCGCTGATCTACAACAAGAAGTTCGTCAAGAGCGCTCCCAAAACCTGGGACGAGTTCCTCAAGCTCGCCCAGGAAAACACCAAGGGCAATACCTTTGGCTTCCTCTACAACATCGGCGACCCCTACTTCAACTACGGCTTCTTCACCGCCTACGGCGCCAGCGTGTTCGCCAAGAGGGGGGGCAGCCTCAACGTGGGCGACCTGCGCCTGGGCGGCGAAGCCGGGCAGAAGGCCCTGAACTTCATCAAGGACCTGCGCTACAAGTACAAGCTGGTTCCCGAGGGTGTGGACTACGGCGTGGCCGACGGGGCCTTCAAGGATGGCTCGCTGGCGATGATCATCAACGGCCCCTGGGCCATCGGTGATTACAAGAAGGCCAAAATCGACTTCGGCATCGCCTCCTTCCCCGCTCCCCCCGGCGGCTCGGCCTGGAAGCCCTTCGTGGGCGTGCAGGGCGTGGCCATGAACGCCTACTCACGAAACAAGACCGCTGCCGCCAACTTCGCCAAGCTGTTGGTGAGCGAGAACAGCCAGATCGCCTTCAACCAAGCCGGTGGGCGCATCCCCGTCTCCAAGGCCGCGGTGGCCAAGCTGAAGAACGATCCCGTAGTGGCCGGCTTCTCGCCCGTCATCGCCAGCGGCACGCCCATGCCCAACATCCCCGAGATGGGCAAGGTGTGGGGCCCGTGGGGCAACGCCATCAGCCAGGCCATCCAGAAGCCCGATACCAACGTAACCAAGATCATAGAGGACATGGTGGCCGAAATCCGCAAGGGAATTGGCTCGAAGTAG